The genomic stretch ACAGAAAACGGTAGATTCTTTATCAAGATTAGAAATGCCCGCCGGTGTGTACATCGACATCAAGATGAAAACAAAGTAATCAAACAACAGAAGTAATGAAAATCCTTTAGGGTTTATATATAGGGAAGGGTTCACAGGAATCCGCACCAAGGTAGACCATCTAGGATGATTGCACGCAGTACAATGCACATGTTGCAGCTGTTACATGGTGTAATCCGCTGTAGATTAAACAGGAGGTGCAAGAAATGAAAAAAGCAATATTAGCTACAAAAGTCGGAATGACTCAGATTTTCAATGAAAACGGAAGCCTTATTCCCGTTACTGTATTACAGGCAGGACCTTGCGTTGTAACACAGGTTAAAACAATTGAAAATGACGGATATGCAGCTGTTCAGGTTGGATACGGCGACATCCGTGAAGTATTAGTAAACAAGCCTAGAAAAGGACACTTTGCAAAAGCAGGTGTTGCAAACAAAAAACATCTTAAAGAGTTCAAGTTTGAGAATGCTGCTGATTATACAGTAGGACAAGAAATCAAAGCTGACATCTTCGCAGAAGGTGACAAGATTGATGCTACTGCTAAATCAAAAGGTAAGGGATTCCAAGGCGCAATTAAGAGATATGGTCAGTCCAGAGGACCTATGGCTCACGGTTCCAAATTCCACAGACATGCCGGTTCCAACGGTGCTGCTACAACACCCGGACGTGTATTCAAGGGTAAGCACATGCCTGGACATATGGGTCATGTAAAAGTAACAGTTCAGAATTTGGAAATTGTTAAAATTGATGCTGACAAGAACATTATTTTAGTAAAAGGTGCCGTACCCGGACCTAAGAAATCTTTAGTAATGTTAAAGAATACCGTAAAGGCAAACTAGAAGCTTTGAGAAAGGAGGACGACACAGATGGCAAACGTATCTGTTTATAATATGGAAGGCAAAGAAGTTGGTTCTATCGAACTTAACGATGCAGTCTTCGGAGTAGAAGTTAACGATCATTTAGTTCATATGGCAGTTGTTCAGCAGCTGGCTAATAAACGTCAGGGTACACAGAGCGCCAAAACCCGTGCAGAAGTAAGCGGTGGCGGAAGAAAACCTTGGAGACAGAAGGGAACCGGTCATGCAAGACAGGGTTCAACAAGATCACCTCAGTGGAAGGGCGGCGGTATCGTATTCGCTCCCAAGCCCAGAGATTATTCCTTCAAAATGAACAAGAAAGAGAAGCAGCTTGCTCTTAAATCTGCTTTAACTTCCAGAGTAGAAGAGAAGAAAATCGTAGTATTAGATGAATTAACATTCAGCGGAATCAAGACCAAAGAATTCGTTAAGGTTCTTGATAACTTAAAGGTAAATAAAGCACTGGTAGTTCTTGGCGAAAAGGATGAGAAAGTAGTTCTCTCTGCAAGAAATATCCCCACTGTGCTTACAGCAATTCCTGGAACTATCAATGTATATGATATCTTAAAGTATGATACACTGGTACTCACCAAGGATGCGGTGGCAAAAATCGAGGAGGTGTACGCATAATGGCTGATTTAAAATTTTATGATGTGATTTTAAAACCGATCATAACGGAAAAGAGCATGAACTCTATGTCCGAAAAGAAATACACTTTCTCTGTAGCTCCCAGCGCTACAAAGAACCAGATAAAAGAAGCGGTTGAGAAAATGTTCGCAGGAACAAAGGTTGTTAGTGTCAACACTATGAACCTTGACGGAAAGAACCGCAGACGTGGAAATACTTCCGGTAAGACATCAAAGGTTAAGAAGGCTATCGTTCAGTTAACTGCTGACAGCCCTGAAATCGAGATTTTCTCCGGACTGTAAGAAACAAAGTAACAGATTATGGTGTTTATTCGCCGATAACAGAATAAAATAAATGCTCGAAAGGAGTGCAAAAGATGGGAATTAAAAAGTTTAACCCATATACACCTTCCAGAAGACATATGACCTCATCTGATTTTTCAGAAATCACCACATCTACACCTGAGAAATCTTTAGTTGTTTCCTTAAACAAAAATGCAGGTCGTAACAATCAGGGAAAAATTACAGTAAGACATCAGGGCGGCGGCTCTAGAAAAAAATATAGATTAGTGGATTTTAAGAGAAGAAAAGACGGAGTACCTGCAAAGGTCCTGACAATCGAATATGATCCTAACAGAACAGCAAACATTGCATTGATCTGCTATGCTGACGGTGAGAAATCCTATATCCTTGCTCCTAACGGATTACAGGTTGGAACCACACTGATGAATGGTGAGACAGCAGAGATCAAAGTAGGAAACTGCTTACCACTTCAGAATATTCCTGTTGGTACACAGATTCACAACATTGAATTATATCCCGGTAAAGGCGGCCAGTTAGTTCGTTCAGCAGGTAACTCTGCACAGTTAATGGCGAAAGAAGGCAAATATGCAACACTTCGTCTTCCCTCCGGTGAAATGAGATTAGTTCCTATCATCTGCCGTGCAACCATCGGACAGGTAGGTAACATTGATCATGAGTTAATTAACATCGGTAAAGCGGGACGTAAACGTCATATGGGTATCAGACCTACAGTCCGCGGTTCCGTAATGAATCCTAACGACCATCCTCACGGTGGTGGTGAAGGTAGAACTGGTATTGGTCGTCCGGGTCCTGTTACGCCTTGGGGTAAACCTGCTCTTGGCTTAAAGACCAGAAAGAACAATAAACAGT from Anaerocolumna sp. AGMB13020 encodes the following:
- the rplD gene encoding 50S ribosomal protein L4, whose product is MANVSVYNMEGKEVGSIELNDAVFGVEVNDHLVHMAVVQQLANKRQGTQSAKTRAEVSGGGRKPWRQKGTGHARQGSTRSPQWKGGGIVFAPKPRDYSFKMNKKEKQLALKSALTSRVEEKKIVVLDELTFSGIKTKEFVKVLDNLKVNKALVVLGEKDEKVVLSARNIPTVLTAIPGTINVYDILKYDTLVLTKDAVAKIEEVYA
- the rplB gene encoding 50S ribosomal protein L2 translates to MGIKKFNPYTPSRRHMTSSDFSEITTSTPEKSLVVSLNKNAGRNNQGKITVRHQGGGSRKKYRLVDFKRRKDGVPAKVLTIEYDPNRTANIALICYADGEKSYILAPNGLQVGTTLMNGETAEIKVGNCLPLQNIPVGTQIHNIELYPGKGGQLVRSAGNSAQLMAKEGKYATLRLPSGEMRLVPIICRATIGQVGNIDHELINIGKAGRKRHMGIRPTVRGSVMNPNDHPHGGGEGRTGIGRPGPVTPWGKPALGLKTRKNNKQSNKMIVRRRDGKTVK
- the rplW gene encoding 50S ribosomal protein L23; this encodes MADLKFYDVILKPIITEKSMNSMSEKKYTFSVAPSATKNQIKEAVEKMFAGTKVVSVNTMNLDGKNRRRGNTSGKTSKVKKAIVQLTADSPEIEIFSGL
- the rplC gene encoding 50S ribosomal protein L3, with the translated sequence MKKAILATKVGMTQIFNENGSLIPVTVLQAGPCVVTQVKTIENDGYAAVQVGYGDIREVLVNKPRKGHFAKAGVANKKHLKEFKFENAADYTVGQEIKADIFAEGDKIDATAKSKGKGFQGAIKRYGQSRGPMAHGSKFHRHAGSNGAATTPGRVFKGKHMPGHMGHVKVTVQNLEIVKIDADKNIILVKGAVPGPKKSLVMLKNTVKAN